The nucleotide window TTACTTGGAGCAACCTATCAACCAGTAGATGCCGATAAGTTAAAAATTTTCAAAAACCAAATTGTGGTGGACTGGGTTGAAATGAAACCCGAATCCCAGATTGCAAATAAAACCATAGAGGAATCAGAAGTACGTAATTTGACTGGTGCAACGGTTATGGGGATTGTTAAAGGGGACGATGTTGTGGCCGCACCCGATCCTTCAACGGTTCTTGAACCAGGTCAAGTTCTCATGATTTTAGGTAAACAAGAACAAGTGTCTAAATTAGCAACACTCTGTAGGGGAGAGGAGTGATGTTTTTGGGGGAGGAAATACCGTCTCTTCTTGGTGCTGGACTCATCCTTATTGCGATTTTTTGGCTTGGTTTCTTAAGCATTAAAATAAAATTCCCTAATGTGGTATTGTATATCCTGTTAGGTGTGATTTTAGTTGATATTGTCCACGAGAATGAGCTACTTCATTTTGCAGCGGAAATAGGGATTGTATTGCTCTTCTTTCTGCTTGGTCTAGA belongs to Bacillaceae bacterium S4-13-56 and includes:
- a CDS encoding TrkA C-terminal domain-containing protein, whose amino-acid sequence is MNVSVSQLPGIGQKISFTTAEDSKLVLIVHHTGKRELYFFEDEDMDEADFSMDLTADETRELGAQLLGATYQPVDADKLKIFKNQIVVDWVEMKPESQIANKTIEESEVRNLTGATVMGIVKGDDVVAAPDPSTVLEPGQVLMILGKQEQVSKLATLCRGEE